In Mytilus edulis chromosome 3, xbMytEdul2.2, whole genome shotgun sequence, the genomic window GTTAGTATAATGGATAATATGAcgtctattttcactgaactagtgtaCACATTTGTGTTTTTGGGTCAGCTGAAGTCCACCTTCGGGTACGGGATtgtctcgctgtgttgaagaccaagtGGTGtgcttcggctgttttctgctctttggtcgggctattgtccccatttccattctcagttttatcaGTATAACAGACGATGGCACATGGTTCaaattgaattatctcccattaaCTAGAAGGAAATCATTCAAAgtcttttttatgtattatttctCTTGTTTTATCCAACTAGCATATTATACATATACGTATGTAAGCTgaacttatttcttttttatttgtagtCAGAGTCGAATGTACCAGGATCGAATGCTTATGACAGAAAGAAGACATTTGCCGAGGGATTACTTGATGTAGCTATATTAATTGCTAATGCTACACAGCTTAAGGCTGTAATATCTAATGGGCCGTCTCATAAATATTACATACCACTTTTGGTCCTAATCTCAGTGTCCATTGTTATTCAGCTAGTAGTGGCGGTCTTATTGTTAATCATAGGAGCCACGGAGAAAAAAGCAGATAATAAAGTATGGCTACATAAAATGAACAATGCAACAATAGGACTTATCGTGGCAATAACAGTAACCAACATTTTCATCAGTGCCTTTGGTATTGAATCTACGAACTGAAACataatcaatattttacaaatgcTGCGCATCATAATCtaaaatagttttgaaaaatatatttgctTGGTATTTATGGTATTGTACATAGTTATAAATAACGCACATGGAAGTTTCACATAGTATCatctgtattgtatttttttttattgtattctaTATGTTGTTTATGATAGGATTACGCTTAGATTAAGACAacatttttgataattaaaaTTAAGTCAGAATGAGCTACTGTTACATACAATTCAAGTTGTCGCTATCACAttgtaagatttttttattatcattttggcAAAActtcttttgataaaattttttattttaattgtgaaTTTTCGTATAAACATAACACTTTTTTTGTAgcgatacatatttttttttaaagctttaataataatttttcatataaaacaatAAGATATGAGATGAAGTTTGGGATTTGTTTTATGCAATACGCATACAGGAAACCTAATTGTGTGGCGTCTGTAACGTACTAGTCTGCAACAAATAGAATCTTTATACTTCATTATAAACATTGCATCATAGTCTtatcatatgtattttttttattgtataagtGAAATCATCTTCTCATTGATTTGTTGGAATTATTGATATGCTTAAGCCTTTTCATGAACCTGTATTCTATGACACCTTATTATTAACTGTCGCATGTATATTCATTAATGTTTGAGTCATTATATCTTAGACTTATTAGATAAGATTCGTGTGAACTAATGGATCCTTGTTAATTCGAAACAACGTATTCTTAAAGGTTGTTTATCTAACTCAGTAGTAAACTCATTATaagattgtttttattgatactaaattttttttttttttcgaaaaattaaataaaattaatacttaatatatattgctATATATCCACAGTTATGCGAAGTAATATTTTTACATCCTGTTGATACTGTATACTTATAATTTATTTTGGCAATGCTCAAGGTCATGTTTATGGTGTCTCAGTTACACAAATGTACGATGCGTATGAATTTGTACTTAAATCTG contains:
- the LOC139515380 gene encoding ninjurin-1-like, with the protein product MADITVGMNSPYKSESNVPGSNAYDRKKTFAEGLLDVAILIANATQLKAVISNGPSHKYYIPLLVLISVSIVIQLVVAVLLLIIGATEKKADNKVWLHKMNNATIGLIVAITVTNIFISAFGIESTN